In a genomic window of Verrucomicrobiota bacterium:
- the recB gene encoding exodeoxyribonuclease V subunit beta, producing MSTSEFQISTTPIVQGVTFLEASAGTGKTYTISKIVVRLIAEQNVPISSILVMTFTEAATKELNARIRTALQETLQGMSLSNPSDELAIQYKTAKPQAANRLRAALATFDEAAIFTIHGFCNRVLKEFAFESNRLFEPTLIKEQRPLWLEAIRDFWRAHHYQGEHFITSILSFRGHSPEALLDRFLKIIRYPIIEILPAVSEDLYSESISETKNAWKKLHECLLNEKKEIFNFLENESLFKKPLRDLLPNIRNILAGEFPEKPSYNFLSILGNLVPDNLQNQFIKKFEDTPIPTTFFGHVSQWQKALEHFLHQHTFYCFGKVKEALHKKKQLDNLLTFDDLLPSILETLESASGPRLQEKIQLTYKAILVDEFQDTDSQQTELFRRLFITPDHYLFFIGDPKQAIYKFRGADIFSYLKARDLAKRRHTLSTNWRSSALLVDAVNSLFTLNTAPFLFEEIPFLPSTSALGNTNFTFEGNRLKKPLSLCFQSSTNEKPIGSTEAREKIRTALTLEIISLLKGDYKLDGKAVKPSDIAILTRSNKEAQMVRENLAEYSLPSVLYSDETVFETLEVKQLLSLLNILLEPNRLDWLRGFYASEWFSWTAEIIHSLNDSSHGWSEIQEKMQSLHEQWLTEGISCCLDEWIRWSGIKQKLLAKAGGERSATNILHLVELLSQAETELKLTPLALIQWLNHSIEKPDRERDDFITRLESDDLAIQIVTIHKSKGLQYPIVFVPFAWGSMTSRSTDDRIYHRTDVDNQLVYDNRTNPDEEADQQFYKESLSDALRLLYVALTRAQHSCYLFWGDYKDQEHSSIGRLFGMSKFSSQSFIRSTQEVMEALKTADLKGVRFLDTISMSERVESCYNRFHGFGELASRSISRIPERGFYISSFSSLASGFKEAYEEMVVEDEDTAIQHLETEIEKTIFSLPKGTATGNLIHDVLENTDFSNSMSLKDIVESMVKQSVLDNHWIPTLQNHLIQLLKCPLSTDQSLTLNQLKPGSCLKEAEFHFPTRNTSTRALLKVFKEIATEHFESELPNLENWKEQRLNGYLRGFIDLTFEWKGRIYLLDWKSNWLGNNIEDYGKDSISQAMSHHAYFLQYYLYTLATVRYLKFRDKHFDYETQFGGIYYLFIRGVHKDHPGSGVYFDRPPFEAIQKMDKIFR from the coding sequence GTGAGTACCAGCGAATTCCAGATATCAACAACTCCCATAGTGCAAGGAGTCACTTTTCTCGAGGCAAGCGCAGGAACCGGAAAAACATATACGATCTCCAAAATAGTGGTCCGTTTGATCGCCGAACAGAATGTCCCGATCTCAAGCATCCTGGTAATGACGTTTACGGAAGCGGCAACCAAAGAGTTGAATGCAAGAATCAGGACAGCCCTACAGGAAACACTTCAAGGAATGTCGCTGTCGAATCCATCGGACGAATTGGCCATTCAGTACAAAACGGCAAAGCCACAGGCAGCAAATCGTTTGCGGGCAGCGTTAGCGACTTTCGATGAGGCAGCCATTTTCACTATTCACGGATTTTGCAACCGTGTCCTCAAAGAATTTGCTTTTGAAAGCAATCGGCTCTTCGAACCCACTTTAATTAAAGAACAACGTCCGCTCTGGCTCGAAGCTATCCGGGACTTCTGGCGAGCCCATCACTATCAAGGCGAACATTTCATTACCTCTATTTTAAGTTTTCGCGGACATTCACCAGAAGCGCTGCTGGATAGATTTTTAAAAATCATTCGATATCCAATCATCGAGATTCTACCTGCCGTTTCTGAAGATCTTTATTCGGAATCAATTTCCGAAACGAAGAATGCATGGAAGAAGCTTCACGAATGCCTTTTGAACGAAAAGAAAGAGATTTTCAATTTTTTGGAGAACGAATCTCTCTTCAAAAAACCGCTGAGAGACTTACTACCAAACATTCGAAACATCCTGGCAGGAGAATTCCCGGAAAAGCCTTCCTATAATTTTCTTTCGATTCTTGGTAATCTTGTGCCTGACAATCTCCAGAATCAATTTATTAAAAAGTTTGAGGATACTCCCATTCCAACAACGTTTTTTGGTCATGTAAGCCAATGGCAGAAAGCATTGGAGCACTTTCTTCATCAACATACGTTTTATTGTTTTGGAAAAGTGAAGGAAGCGCTGCACAAAAAAAAGCAGCTTGATAACCTACTAACATTCGACGACCTACTTCCCTCAATATTAGAAACCTTGGAATCTGCATCTGGGCCACGGTTACAGGAGAAAATACAGCTAACTTACAAAGCGATCTTGGTGGATGAATTCCAGGACACTGACTCCCAGCAAACTGAATTATTTAGAAGACTCTTTATCACACCGGATCACTATCTCTTCTTCATTGGAGATCCCAAACAAGCTATCTATAAATTCCGTGGCGCTGATATATTCAGTTACTTGAAGGCGCGTGATTTGGCAAAACGGAGGCATACCTTATCGACCAATTGGCGTTCCTCAGCATTATTGGTAGATGCCGTAAATAGTTTGTTCACACTGAACACGGCTCCTTTCCTTTTCGAAGAAATACCATTCCTGCCTTCAACCTCCGCATTGGGAAATACCAATTTCACATTTGAAGGAAACAGGTTGAAAAAGCCACTAAGCCTGTGCTTTCAAAGTTCTACAAATGAAAAACCCATTGGAAGCACAGAAGCACGTGAGAAAATTCGAACGGCACTGACGCTCGAAATTATTAGTCTGTTAAAGGGTGATTACAAACTTGATGGAAAAGCTGTAAAACCATCGGACATCGCCATCCTCACAAGATCAAACAAAGAAGCACAAATGGTTCGTGAGAATTTGGCGGAGTATAGCCTACCCTCTGTGCTCTATTCGGACGAAACCGTCTTTGAAACACTCGAAGTTAAACAATTGCTTAGCTTATTAAATATCCTCCTTGAACCCAATCGATTGGATTGGTTAAGAGGGTTTTATGCGTCGGAATGGTTTTCATGGACAGCTGAAATAATTCACTCCCTCAATGATTCCTCTCACGGCTGGAGTGAAATTCAGGAAAAAATGCAAAGTCTCCATGAGCAATGGCTTACCGAGGGAATTTCCTGTTGTTTGGACGAGTGGATTCGCTGGAGTGGAATTAAACAGAAGCTGTTGGCAAAAGCAGGTGGAGAAAGAAGCGCTACAAACATTTTGCATTTGGTCGAGCTGCTCAGTCAGGCAGAAACCGAACTTAAGCTTACTCCACTGGCGCTCATTCAATGGCTAAACCATTCAATCGAAAAACCCGATCGTGAACGGGACGATTTCATAACTCGACTCGAAAGCGATGATCTAGCCATCCAGATTGTCACAATCCACAAAAGCAAGGGCCTTCAATACCCGATCGTATTCGTCCCGTTTGCCTGGGGATCAATGACCAGTCGATCCACCGATGACCGGATCTATCACAGAACTGACGTCGATAATCAATTGGTTTATGACAATCGCACCAATCCCGATGAAGAAGCCGACCAACAGTTTTATAAAGAAAGCTTATCGGATGCTTTACGGCTGCTCTATGTTGCTCTCACCCGAGCACAGCATTCCTGCTATTTATTCTGGGGTGACTACAAAGACCAGGAGCATTCTTCCATAGGCCGCCTGTTTGGTATGTCAAAATTTTCTTCACAAAGCTTCATCCGCTCAACACAAGAAGTGATGGAAGCATTGAAAACTGCCGACCTAAAGGGTGTCCGATTTTTAGATACCATTTCAATGAGTGAAAGAGTCGAAAGTTGTTATAATCGATTTCATGGATTTGGTGAGTTGGCGAGCCGCTCCATCAGTCGAATTCCAGAACGTGGATTCTACATTTCCAGTTTTTCTTCTCTGGCATCAGGGTTCAAGGAAGCCTACGAAGAAATGGTGGTTGAGGACGAGGATACTGCGATTCAGCACCTTGAAACAGAAATTGAAAAAACGATATTTTCACTACCCAAAGGAACTGCCACAGGAAATCTGATACATGATGTTCTGGAAAATACAGACTTCAGTAATTCAATGTCCCTGAAGGACATTGTGGAAAGTATGGTGAAACAATCTGTATTAGATAACCACTGGATTCCAACACTCCAAAATCACTTAATACAACTCCTGAAATGCCCGTTATCCACTGATCAATCACTCACCCTCAATCAATTGAAGCCAGGTAGTTGTTTAAAGGAAGCAGAATTTCATTTTCCCACCCGCAATACCTCAACAAGAGCATTGCTTAAGGTTTTTAAAGAAATTGCAACTGAGCATTTTGAATCTGAATTGCCCAATCTTGAAAACTGGAAAGAACAGCGATTGAACGGATATTTGCGTGGGTTTATCGATCTGACCTTCGAGTGGAAAGGTCGCATTTACCTGTTGGATTGGAAATCTAATTGGCTTGGAAATAACATAGAGGATTACGGGAAGGATTCCATAAGCCAAGCCATGTCCCACCATGCCTATTTTCTACAATACTACCTCTACACCCTGGCCACAGTAAGATACCTGAAATTTAGAGATAAGCACTTTGACTATGAAACGCAATTCGGCGGGATCTACTACTTGTTTATCCGCGGTGTTCATAAAGATCACCCAGGAAGTGGTGTTTACTTTGATCGTCCGCCTTTTGAGGCGATTCAAAAGATGGATAAAATATTTCGATAA